The Leptotrichia sp. OH3620_COT-345 genome segment ATTTTTATTGCTTCTCCACACCAATTTCATTATGAAATGATAAAAAAATCAATTAAAAAAAAACTAATTATATTAACTGAAAAACCGTTAGGAATTAATGAATTTGAAGTAAATGAAATAATCAGATTAAAAAATCATAACAATAATTTAATGCTTGTTAATCACCAACTTAATTACTATCCAGTTTTTAATAAAATAAAAGATAAAATAAATTTACTAGGCAAATTATATTATATGAAAATTTATTATCAAACTAATAGATTAACATATTTAGATAAATCTAACTGGACTTTAGATTCAAAAAAAGGCGGTGGTTTATATTTAGCTATGGGCTCTCATATCCTTAGTCTATTATCTTTTTTATTTAGTGATAATATAAAAATTATAAATTCGTATTGTGATAGTTTTGAATTAAATTATGCTGAAACATTATTTGAATTTCAGGCTTTTATTAATAATTTAAGAATCAACACAACATGTATTGGAACTTCATATAATGAAGATTACTTAGAAATAAAAATATTTGGGGAGTTAGGAGAAGTTAATTTTAAATCGAATTTAGAAGCTACATTAACTTATTTAAGTGATAAAAAATTAAAAAAAGAAAATTTATATAAAGGCATTAATAAAAATATTTCAATATGGAAATTATCATTTGAAAACTATTTATTTGAAATAATAAATAATCTTAACAATAAAGATTATATTTATAATGACCAAAGAAATACAAGTTTTGAAAAATTTCAAAAACAATTTATGCTATTAAAAAAATTAGAAAAAGAGGCAAAAGGTAATGAATAAAATTAATGATGAATTATATGGAGAATATTATATAGATGATGTTATCTATGAAATAATAGAAACTAAAGCTTTTAAAAGATTAAAAAATATATATCAATCGGGTGGAGGATACTTAGTTAATGAGTTATGGAATGTGACTAGGCAAGAACATTCAATAGGAACAATGATATTATCTTTAAAATTTAATGGAAGTCTTGAAGAACAAATAAAAGCACTTTTACATGATATTTCACATACAGCTTTTTCACATGTTATAGATTATATTTTAAAAAATAAAGATGAAAATTATCATGAGAAAATACAAAAAGAATTCTTAAATGATAAAGAACTACTAAATGTCTTTAAAAAGTATAATTTAAATATTAGAAAAATAATGTCAAGCAATTACAAATTTTTAGATGCTGAATTACCAGAGTTATCATTTGATAGAATAGATTATACTTTAAGAGATCTATTTAGACAAAAAAAAATTTCACTTAAAGAGATTGAAAAATTATTAGCTCATTTAGTAATATATCAAAACAAATTATGTATTAATTCTTTAGAAATTGGAAAATGGTTTCAGGAATTATATTTTAAAGAAGTTGTAGAATATTTTCAAGATCCTTTAAATAAATATATAAATACAATGCTATGTAATTTATTGATTTCTGCTTTAAATGAAAAGATTATTCAATTTAAAGATTTCAATTTTACAGACAAGCATATATTAAAAAAAATTAAAAATTCCTCAAAAAGGAAAGAACTAGAAGATATAATTAACAAGAAAAAATTCAATGAATTTTTATTATTAGAAGAAAAAATAAAAATAAAATATAGATATATAGATCCTTATATTTTTATTAATGATGAAATAAAAAAAATATCTGAAATCTAGTATAACAAACTAATAAAATTTACAAGAAATTTAAAGTGAAGGAGTGATATTTACTATGACAATTTCTACTTGTATATTAGCTAAAAATGAAGAAAGAAATTTAAAAGATTGTTTAGAAAGTGTGAAAACAATTTCAGACGAGATCATTGT includes the following:
- a CDS encoding HD domain-containing protein yields the protein MNKINDELYGEYYIDDVIYEIIETKAFKRLKNIYQSGGGYLVNELWNVTRQEHSIGTMILSLKFNGSLEEQIKALLHDISHTAFSHVIDYILKNKDENYHEKIQKEFLNDKELLNVFKKYNLNIRKIMSSNYKFLDAELPELSFDRIDYTLRDLFRQKKISLKEIEKLLAHLVIYQNKLCINSLEIGKWFQELYFKEVVEYFQDPLNKYINTMLCNLLISALNEKIIQFKDFNFTDKHILKKIKNSSKRKELEDIINKKKFNEFLLLEEKIKIKYRYIDPYIFINDEIKKISEI
- a CDS encoding Gfo/Idh/MocA family protein; this translates as MKKKINCAVIGTRFGARTILPVIFKIKCLNIKYLCGGKDKEKTKVIANKYLIENYECSFDDIINDNELKIIFIASPHQFHYEMIKKSIKKKLIILTEKPLGINEFEVNEIIRLKNHNNNLMLVNHQLNYYPVFNKIKDKINLLGKLYYMKIYYQTNRLTYLDKSNWTLDSKKGGGLYLAMGSHILSLLSFLFSDNIKIINSYCDSFELNYAETLFEFQAFINNLRINTTCIGTSYNEDYLEIKIFGELGEVNFKSNLEATLTYLSDKKLKKENLYKGINKNISIWKLSFENYLFEIINNLNNKDYIYNDQRNTSFEKFQKQFMLLKKLEKEAKGNE